The genomic stretch TAGGGTCATCAAAGTGCCCCACATTAACGGCTAATGCGGCTGCTGCTTTTTGAGCATTTTGGTCCTGAACTAACAGTACGCGTAACCCGTTATTTAAGGTTATGTAACGGTATTGATGTTCATCATTTGGGCTTAAGTGCACAGGAGCATCTCCAGAGAAGGTGGTTTTTAAATTATGTACCCGATGATTCGGCGTGCAAACCTTGTAATCATATTTTGGGATATGAAGTGCTTTTTGGCGATTTCTAAATCACTTTTATCGATTTTTATCAGTAATTTATTTTCTTTTAACAAGATTGTTAAGAAAGTCGAACTCTTTGGCAAGTGACTTGATATAATTATTTATATTGACTGCGGTTTCTCTGGATTGAGAGCCAAACCTAAGTAGCGTTTCGCTGATATATGGGATATATCGACTTTCGACATGTTACGAAGACAGGATTGAACATGAAAATATTCATTATGCGCCACGGTGAAGCAGAACATTTTGCGGACTCGGATGCAGAACGAGCGTTGACCAAGCGCGGGAAAATGGCTTCTCTTGCAGTGGCACAAGCTGCAAATGAGCAGGGGATTAGTCAATTCGATAAAGTGCTGGTGAGCCCATATTTAAGGGCACAAGAAACGTGGTTAGAGATCTCTCAGGCGTTTTCTGGTACGAAAGTAGAAACCTGTGATGATATTACGCCTTATGGAATGTCCGACGATGTGTTTGATTTGACCTTGGCAATGGCTGAAGTAGAAAAACTAGAGACCATTTTATTTGTTTCTCATTTACCTCTAGTGGGCTACCTAACAGCAGAGTTTGCAACTGGTATGGCTCCGCCGATGTTCCCAACGTCTGGCCTAGCCTGCATCGATTTTAACCTTGAAACACAAAAAGGTGAGTTGCTTTGGAACATCAATCCATAGTGAAGGTGAAGGCAACCTTTTAATTGGAA from Vibrio pomeroyi encodes the following:
- the sixA gene encoding phosphohistidine phosphatase SixA, whose product is MKIFIMRHGEAEHFADSDAERALTKRGKMASLAVAQAANEQGISQFDKVLVSPYLRAQETWLEISQAFSGTKVETCDDITPYGMSDDVFDLTLAMAEVEKLETILFVSHLPLVGYLTAEFATGMAPPMFPTSGLACIDFNLETQKGELLWNINP